A DNA window from Paenibacillus sp. HWE-109 contains the following coding sequences:
- a CDS encoding carbohydrate ABC transporter permease, whose product MRTGTAKMKRNLFILSFILPTLLLYLVFTVYPLFKGIYLSLFDWSGGSETYNFIGLGNFKDLLHDDIILKTIRNDYILVIGKVIGFMLLSMFLALALTRFNMKGSSFYRIIFFLPNVLSVVVVGVLWRYVYNPNLGFLNSFISLFTEKKFDFAWLGDKWSIFALLPPAIWAGVGFTIILLVAGILSIPSSLYESADIDGASQWHQFWQITLPLSWEQIQTSVLWIVMTTLNGSFVIVTIMTFEGGVDNATQVMGSYLYLNAFKFGQFSYASAIGVLILVLSLITTATLQRLMKKETIELT is encoded by the coding sequence ATGAGAACCGGTACTGCAAAGATGAAGCGGAACCTATTCATTCTTTCCTTTATCCTGCCAACCTTGCTTTTGTATCTTGTTTTTACCGTGTATCCCCTGTTTAAAGGTATTTATCTTAGTTTGTTTGATTGGTCGGGCGGTTCTGAAACGTATAACTTTATCGGTCTTGGCAATTTCAAGGACCTGCTGCATGACGATATTATTTTAAAAACAATTCGCAACGACTACATTCTGGTTATCGGCAAAGTCATTGGTTTTATGCTCTTATCGATGTTCCTTGCATTGGCGTTAACCCGTTTCAATATGAAAGGCTCAAGCTTTTATCGAATCATTTTCTTTCTGCCTAATGTGCTTTCCGTTGTCGTGGTCGGTGTGCTCTGGCGCTATGTGTATAATCCGAATCTCGGATTTTTGAATTCTTTCATCTCTTTATTTACTGAGAAAAAGTTCGATTTTGCCTGGTTAGGCGACAAATGGTCGATCTTCGCGCTCTTGCCGCCTGCGATTTGGGCGGGGGTAGGATTCACGATCATTCTGCTGGTTGCCGGGATTCTAAGCATCCCCTCGTCGTTATACGAATCGGCGGACATTGACGGCGCGTCACAGTGGCATCAATTTTGGCAAATTACCCTTCCCTTGTCGTGGGAGCAGATCCAGACTTCGGTTCTCTGGATTGTCATGACAACACTCAATGGATCATTCGTCATCGTCACGATCATGACCTTTGAAGGAGGAGTGGATAATGCGACACAGGTCATGGGCTCCTATCTGTATTTGAATGCCTTCAAGTTCGGCCAATTCAGTTATGCGTCTGCGATTGGCGTTCTCATTCTGGTGCTTTCTTTGATCACGACAGCAACGCTGCAAAGGCTGATGAAGAAAGAAACCATCGAATTAACGTAG
- a CDS encoding family 20 glycosylhydrolase produces the protein MRYSFMKRKSVMALLVISLIASLFQLPSVTYAANAAPSVVPSLREWTGGAGAFQLKDTSRIVVDSSYSAELAETAADFKEDVALVAGKALTIVQANAANAGDIFLTLNTDDTSIGNEGYVLDTAAVLSIKGHSTAGVFYGTRTVMQILQQDPAHSFVPKGTAKDYPQFARRGVMLDVGRRYYSMDYLEDTIKRLAWNKLNTFQIHFSDWNGFRLQSDTYPGLASTKSYSKADIVRLNEIADRYHVMIIPELEMPGHSAILNKYNPAMKFSCSSMDKDTTGWDIPQFTVDYTKTETRNFIKGLLDEFVPLFKGPYFHIGSDEIQGESNMNNCSELVAYKNSKGFPKVGDSFIEFINEMSQHVKQLGKTPMNWNGFEDYHPSIALNTDNVITVWSDEDSSSKQAIAFANEGYKVYASPGDVLYVTAGKGLKPDTTYVYESWNPSVHANIMGYFISIWSDYWEQVKTPDGRTGYESGSSFKGVEVGDGEYVEPESKFEDAVRKPRQVLSERMWGGPRSASASDFFNRVSLIGDEPSVSNPAPADPLGITLIKNSQQGTDINRVHYSTIGTSGSNGWIVSGDSYTSLTNAYFEIKFVGTQVKLVGGKAPGHGIAAVSLDGGAEVDADLYASSRQNTTAWYTSPVLPYGEHTIKARVTGRKNSSASGSFLSLESVEVLNRTVVENTVTGTDNHQFNYTGTWNVGAESTSVATNDAYEMKFTGKQIILIGTKAPGAGIAGITIDGGAEKLIDLYAASSQSGANLFVSPILSSGTHTIKVRVTGTKNSQASGTAIGVDRAEIVLAQQINVTGVQVDKDALQLRVGETGEIEAIVAPINATNKNVTWTSSDESVATVADSGNGKAVVTALKAGSATITAATAEGNFTAVSQVTVDNNAPAAPGTSLSAAAGTVQAGGQLTVRLGVSNVTYNVYGQDFKLSYDPSLLEFVSATSLKEGVSIVQTKDQAGTLRLILASEGAAHPVTGTADIAQVVFKAKNVQQAATGSITVAAAILADAQGIETSATASSISVQVTPIPVGVPGDLNHDNKVSIGDLGFAAAHYGETSASPNWDQVKSADLNNDNIIDILDLAALANRMIE, from the coding sequence ATGAGATATTCTTTTATGAAAAGAAAATCAGTTATGGCTCTATTGGTAATTTCCTTAATCGCTTCTCTGTTTCAACTGCCATCCGTAACCTATGCAGCGAACGCAGCTCCGAGTGTGGTACCCAGCTTACGGGAATGGACGGGGGGAGCAGGCGCTTTTCAATTAAAAGATACATCACGAATTGTTGTTGATTCTTCATACAGTGCTGAGCTTGCGGAAACGGCTGCGGACTTCAAAGAAGATGTTGCGCTGGTTGCCGGCAAAGCACTTACCATCGTTCAGGCCAATGCAGCAAACGCGGGTGATATTTTCTTGACGCTGAATACCGATGACACGAGCATCGGCAATGAAGGCTACGTGCTGGATACGGCAGCGGTGCTCTCGATCAAAGGGCATTCGACCGCTGGCGTATTTTACGGCACTCGGACTGTGATGCAAATCTTGCAGCAGGACCCGGCCCACTCCTTTGTGCCTAAGGGAACTGCCAAGGACTATCCGCAATTTGCTAGGCGCGGAGTGATGCTGGATGTCGGGCGCAGATATTATTCGATGGATTATCTCGAAGATACGATCAAACGTCTGGCGTGGAATAAGTTGAATACGTTTCAAATTCATTTCAGCGATTGGAACGGGTTTCGCTTGCAAAGCGACACCTATCCGGGTCTTGCTTCGACCAAATCGTACAGTAAAGCGGATATCGTACGGTTGAACGAAATCGCCGACCGCTATCATGTGATGATCATCCCTGAATTGGAGATGCCGGGCCACTCGGCGATTCTAAATAAATACAATCCGGCGATGAAATTCAGTTGTTCCTCCATGGATAAAGATACAACCGGTTGGGACATTCCACAATTTACGGTCGATTACACAAAAACCGAAACACGCAACTTTATTAAAGGTTTGCTTGATGAATTTGTTCCCTTGTTTAAAGGACCTTACTTCCATATCGGCTCCGATGAAATTCAGGGAGAATCGAATATGAACAATTGTTCGGAGCTTGTGGCTTATAAAAACAGCAAAGGCTTTCCAAAGGTCGGAGACAGCTTTATCGAGTTCATTAATGAAATGAGCCAGCATGTCAAGCAGCTTGGAAAAACGCCGATGAACTGGAACGGATTCGAAGACTATCATCCAAGCATCGCGCTAAATACGGATAATGTGATTACCGTTTGGAGCGATGAAGACAGTTCATCCAAGCAGGCAATTGCATTTGCCAACGAAGGATATAAAGTATATGCCTCCCCGGGAGATGTACTTTATGTAACGGCAGGAAAAGGTCTTAAGCCGGACACAACCTACGTGTATGAAAGCTGGAATCCTTCCGTGCATGCCAATATAATGGGCTACTTCATTTCTATCTGGTCTGATTACTGGGAACAAGTGAAGACACCGGATGGAAGAACCGGGTATGAAAGCGGAAGCTCGTTTAAAGGCGTAGAAGTTGGCGATGGCGAATACGTGGAGCCGGAATCCAAATTCGAAGACGCCGTCAGAAAACCGCGTCAAGTGCTTTCGGAAAGAATGTGGGGAGGCCCTCGCTCCGCCAGCGCTTCGGATTTCTTTAACCGGGTGAGTTTAATCGGAGACGAACCGTCGGTCAGCAATCCTGCGCCTGCCGATCCGTTAGGAATAACGCTTATCAAAAATAGTCAGCAAGGAACAGATATCAATCGCGTTCATTACTCCACAATCGGTACAAGCGGAAGCAACGGCTGGATTGTTTCGGGAGATAGTTACACAAGTTTGACCAACGCTTACTTCGAAATCAAATTCGTCGGCACGCAAGTCAAGCTGGTTGGCGGGAAAGCTCCGGGACACGGTATTGCGGCCGTATCACTGGATGGCGGCGCCGAGGTGGATGCGGATCTATATGCTTCATCTCGCCAAAATACGACGGCTTGGTATACATCGCCTGTCTTGCCGTATGGTGAGCATACCATCAAGGCCAGAGTAACGGGAAGAAAGAACAGTTCTGCCAGCGGCTCTTTTCTTTCCCTGGAAAGCGTGGAAGTCTTGAACCGCACTGTTGTTGAGAACACGGTAACCGGAACGGACAATCATCAATTTAATTACACGGGTACATGGAATGTCGGAGCAGAAAGCACCAGCGTAGCAACGAATGATGCTTACGAGATGAAGTTTACAGGCAAGCAAATCATTCTAATCGGGACGAAAGCGCCTGGTGCAGGAATTGCAGGCATTACGATCGATGGCGGGGCCGAGAAGTTGATTGATTTGTACGCTGCTTCTTCCCAAAGCGGTGCTAACTTGTTCGTTTCCCCGATTCTAAGTTCCGGCACGCATACGATCAAAGTCAGAGTTACGGGAACCAAAAACAGCCAAGCGTCAGGTACGGCCATTGGTGTTGATCGGGCGGAAATCGTCCTTGCCCAGCAGATTAACGTCACCGGCGTACAGGTGGATAAGGACGCGCTGCAATTAAGAGTCGGAGAAACTGGCGAGATTGAAGCTATTGTTGCCCCGATCAATGCAACGAACAAGAACGTGACGTGGACAAGCAGCGACGAAAGCGTAGCAACGGTCGCAGACAGCGGCAACGGCAAAGCTGTCGTAACGGCGCTCAAAGCGGGCAGCGCAACGATCACGGCTGCTACGGCAGAAGGCAACTTTACGGCTGTGAGCCAAGTAACGGTCGACAATAATGCTCCGGCAGCCCCTGGAACTTCGCTTAGCGCTGCTGCTGGCACGGTCCAGGCAGGCGGTCAACTGACCGTTCGCTTAGGAGTCAGTAACGTGACTTACAATGTATATGGTCAGGATTTTAAACTGAGCTATGATCCGAGCCTGTTGGAATTTGTCTCGGCGACGTCCTTGAAAGAAGGCGTCAGCATCGTCCAAACCAAGGATCAAGCAGGTACGCTCCGTCTTATCTTGGCAAGCGAAGGTGCGGCTCATCCGGTTACGGGGACGGCCGATATAGCGCAAGTAGTTTTCAAGGCAAAGAACGTGCAGCAAGCGGCAACGGGGTCAATCACAGTTGCAGCAGCTATTCTTGCCGATGCACAAGGCATTGAAACAAGCGCGACCGCTTCGTCGATCAGCGTGCAAGTGACACCGATACCTGTCGGCGTTCCGGGCGATCTCAATCACGACAACAAAGTCAGCATCGGCGATCTTGGATTCGCTGCAGCTCACTATGGTGAAACTTCCGCCAGTCCGAATTGGGATCAAGTGAAATCCGCCGATTTGAACAATGACAACATCATTGACATTCTCGATCTTGCGGCATTAGCGAACAGAATGATAGAGTAA
- a CDS encoding cache domain-containing sensor histidine kinase gives MRKGRNVGSFLFKFRSIQSSISVVFSCLILFLIVITSYISYRLSADAVEMNSKHYISEIVKQVNINLQSYITNMEDISLLASTNKDVKYYITGTSFISDEERRPYEKRISDLFQSILITRKDIASIMVFGYNKRFVSDRRITSLNLNANFEEQPWYRNAKAEGGRSVISAPHVQNMIQNEYRWVVSLSRELKSADGITGDGIFLVDLNLSVINQICNQINLGKRGYVFIVDKDGSIVYHPQQKLINSNLKTEMIDQVKQSGSGSFTTGEGNKKRMYTIQETHFGWKIVGVAYANELIANQYQINVSYFLWTILALVIALCLSFILSRHLSQPIKLLQRNMKQVEKGDFTIRSDFQSKNEIGQLSHTFTIMVGRIRDLMNQIIQNEESKRKSEMKLLEAQINPHFLYNTLDSIIWMAERKKHDEVVLMTSSLAKLFRAIIHKNDETVPVRVEIEHITNYLQIQTMRYKDKLDFRIDVDTGILDVHIPKIILQPIVENAIYHGIKNSLEPGQVTITGTEAGDTIVFVVADNGVGMEQEQMEQILKSRDGVVKGIGVSNVNERIQLFGNEFGLSYKSEKWVGTEVRIVLPKCLQKGADHAP, from the coding sequence ATGAGAAAAGGACGGAATGTCGGATCATTTCTATTCAAATTCAGAAGCATTCAATCCAGTATTTCTGTCGTCTTCTCGTGTCTGATTCTGTTTCTGATCGTGATTACAAGTTACATCTCTTATCGTTTGTCCGCTGATGCGGTAGAAATGAATTCCAAACATTATATCTCTGAAATCGTCAAACAAGTGAATATTAATCTTCAATCCTATATCACCAATATGGAAGATATTTCTCTGCTCGCATCCACGAACAAGGACGTGAAATATTATATTACGGGTACGAGCTTTATTAGCGATGAAGAGCGCAGGCCGTATGAGAAACGTATATCCGATTTATTTCAATCTATTTTGATTACCCGCAAAGATATTGCCTCGATCATGGTATTTGGCTACAACAAAAGATTTGTCTCAGACCGTAGAATTACAAGCCTGAACTTGAACGCCAACTTCGAAGAACAGCCTTGGTACAGAAACGCGAAGGCGGAGGGAGGAAGATCCGTCATTTCCGCTCCGCACGTCCAGAACATGATTCAGAACGAGTACCGGTGGGTTGTTTCACTAAGCCGTGAGCTGAAAAGCGCAGACGGCATTACGGGAGATGGTATTTTCCTCGTTGATCTAAATCTGAGTGTTATAAACCAAATTTGCAATCAGATTAACCTCGGCAAAAGAGGCTATGTTTTCATCGTCGATAAGGATGGCAGCATCGTGTATCATCCGCAGCAGAAGCTGATCAACAGTAATCTGAAAACGGAGATGATCGATCAGGTCAAACAATCCGGGAGCGGCAGTTTCACGACAGGGGAAGGCAACAAAAAAAGGATGTATACAATCCAGGAGACGCATTTCGGCTGGAAAATCGTCGGGGTCGCCTATGCCAATGAACTCATTGCCAACCAATATCAGATTAATGTCTCTTATTTCTTGTGGACCATCTTAGCTCTAGTCATCGCGTTATGCCTCTCATTTATTCTTTCTCGTCACCTTTCACAACCGATCAAACTGCTGCAAAGAAACATGAAACAAGTGGAAAAAGGAGATTTCACGATTCGTTCGGACTTTCAAAGCAAGAATGAAATCGGGCAATTAAGCCACACGTTCACGATTATGGTTGGCCGCATTCGAGATTTGATGAATCAAATTATTCAAAATGAAGAAAGCAAGCGCAAGAGCGAGATGAAGCTGCTGGAAGCGCAAATCAATCCTCATTTTTTGTATAACACGCTCGATTCCATCATCTGGATGGCGGAGCGTAAAAAGCATGATGAGGTTGTGCTGATGACCTCCTCTCTGGCCAAGCTGTTTCGTGCCATTATTCATAAAAATGATGAAACTGTTCCCGTTCGGGTAGAGATTGAGCATATTACCAACTATCTCCAGATTCAAACGATGCGATATAAGGATAAGCTTGATTTTCGGATCGACGTAGATACTGGGATTCTGGATGTGCATATTCCCAAAATTATTTTGCAGCCTATTGTCGAGAATGCGATTTATCATGGGATTAAAAACAGCCTGGAGCCTGGACAGGTAACCATAACAGGGACAGAAGCTGGGGATACGATTGTCTTTGTCGTCGCTGATAATGGCGTCGGCATGGAGCAGGAGCAGATGGAGCAAATCTTGAAGTCGAGAGATGGCGTTGTCAAGGGAATTGGCGTCAGCAATGTGAATGAACGTATCCAACTATTCGGAAATGAGTTCGGTCTGTCTTATAAGAGCGAAAAGTGGGTAGGCACGGAAGTCAGGATTGTTCTCCCCAAATGCCTCCAGAAAGGAGCCGATCATGCACCTTAA
- a CDS encoding extracellular solute-binding protein translates to MSQFDQRKRGLLIILLQLTAVLFTGCTREDGLGSASANPDAKASITFVAAEYSSSTKPYFEKLVKDFETKYPNITVELQVINWDILDSAYNTMISRNEPPDLLLTNIYAHFAKDGLLNSMDDIMSKELKDDIYPYLMESSKMEGTQYTVPYVATIRQLYYNKDIFNEVGITQPPKDWKSLEEDARKIKETKQVDGFGVDLTDNEIWAYLSYFFYGAGGGWMKNGEWAINSPENVEGITFLKDLYEKGLTDAEPTVTTRDEKQRILGNGKLGMLISGNYFETVVPQEYPGLKWGKGPIPVKVGQTPLVLGVQDVLMSFKTNHTNKEALSKFLDFMYEDARYEEFVLREGFLPTIRTVGSKLAKDDPSMKQNLDAIKTAKFYPIQDPAWSAVLNATRNMGQTVLLGQTSPKQALDRLQQIALNKSH, encoded by the coding sequence ATGAGCCAATTCGATCAAAGAAAAAGGGGTTTGTTGATCATACTTTTGCAGCTTACGGCTGTGTTATTCACGGGATGTACCCGGGAGGACGGTCTTGGATCGGCTTCCGCCAATCCCGATGCTAAAGCATCGATTACCTTCGTAGCCGCAGAGTATAGCTCGTCTACCAAGCCCTATTTTGAGAAACTGGTGAAAGATTTCGAGACGAAGTACCCGAACATCACGGTCGAACTGCAGGTCATTAACTGGGATATTCTGGATAGTGCCTACAATACCATGATTAGCCGCAACGAGCCCCCGGATTTGCTGCTCACGAACATTTATGCGCATTTTGCCAAGGACGGGCTGCTCAACAGTATGGATGATATCATGTCGAAAGAGCTGAAGGACGATATTTACCCTTACTTGATGGAGAGCAGTAAAATGGAGGGCACGCAATACACGGTTCCTTATGTCGCTACGATCCGGCAATTGTACTATAACAAAGATATTTTCAATGAAGTTGGGATTACACAGCCACCGAAAGATTGGAAATCCTTAGAGGAAGACGCGCGTAAAATTAAGGAAACTAAACAAGTTGACGGCTTTGGCGTTGATTTGACGGATAACGAAATCTGGGCTTATCTCTCCTATTTCTTTTACGGTGCTGGCGGGGGCTGGATGAAAAATGGCGAGTGGGCGATCAATTCTCCTGAAAATGTGGAAGGCATCACGTTTCTGAAAGATTTGTATGAAAAAGGGTTAACGGATGCGGAGCCAACCGTGACGACGCGCGACGAGAAGCAGCGCATCCTTGGCAACGGCAAGCTGGGCATGCTGATTTCCGGCAATTATTTTGAGACGGTCGTTCCGCAGGAGTACCCGGGACTGAAATGGGGGAAAGGGCCAATCCCGGTCAAAGTGGGTCAGACACCTTTGGTACTAGGCGTGCAGGACGTTCTGATGTCGTTCAAAACCAATCATACGAATAAGGAGGCTTTATCCAAATTCCTCGATTTTATGTATGAAGATGCGCGTTACGAAGAGTTTGTCCTCCGGGAAGGGTTTCTTCCAACCATTCGAACGGTAGGCAGCAAACTTGCGAAGGATGATCCGTCTATGAAGCAAAATTTGGACGCGATTAAAACTGCAAAGTTTTACCCCATTCAGGATCCAGCTTGGTCGGCTGTTCTTAATGCAACCAGAAATATGGGGCAAACTGTGCTGCTCGGTCAGACAAGTCCGAAACAGGCGCTGGACCGGCTGCAGCAAATTGCTTTGAACAAAAGTCATTGA
- a CDS encoding substrate-binding domain-containing protein yields MHLKKPVIWAVLLAITVGFVVVIGMEMLRITNPKKLEIAIVLKTNNIRSDYWQMVRSGAEEAAKEYAVNLDIRGPLSESDTAAQIRSVDEALAKKPDAIILAASDYDALSSAAEKITKSGTKLILIDSPVRSHPEASLIMTDNTEAGRQAGLILAEGQNDSLFRVMTLSSGKESLTEKERQDGCQAAFAAFPGVAYAGNFELAGTEDEVYEQVKNLLAMYPDIQGIAAMNETATLGAARAVKEMKRGNRTKIVGFDSSIYQIKLLEEGILKAEIVKKPFNLGYVAVETAVQASSGIKVDPKINIESRAITRENMYTQENQELLFPMVEK; encoded by the coding sequence ATGCACCTTAAAAAGCCGGTTATCTGGGCAGTGCTGCTCGCGATTACGGTTGGTTTCGTCGTAGTTATCGGCATGGAGATGCTGCGGATCACGAATCCTAAGAAACTGGAGATTGCAATTGTGTTGAAAACGAATAATATTCGCTCGGATTACTGGCAAATGGTTCGTTCAGGCGCAGAAGAGGCTGCCAAGGAGTACGCAGTGAACCTCGACATTAGGGGGCCGTTATCAGAAAGCGATACGGCTGCGCAAATTCGCAGCGTGGATGAAGCACTGGCGAAGAAACCGGACGCGATCATTCTCGCTGCAAGTGACTACGATGCCCTATCATCCGCCGCCGAGAAAATAACCAAATCCGGCACGAAGCTTATCTTGATCGATTCACCGGTTCGCTCTCATCCGGAGGCAAGCCTGATTATGACTGACAATACCGAAGCGGGGAGGCAAGCCGGCCTGATCTTGGCGGAAGGGCAGAATGACTCCTTATTTCGCGTAATGACGCTTAGCAGCGGCAAGGAGTCGCTCACAGAGAAAGAACGTCAGGACGGATGCCAAGCAGCGTTTGCCGCTTTTCCCGGCGTTGCCTATGCAGGAAATTTCGAGCTTGCAGGAACAGAGGATGAGGTTTATGAACAGGTCAAAAATCTATTGGCTATGTATCCAGACATCCAAGGGATTGCCGCTATGAATGAAACGGCGACCTTAGGAGCTGCGAGGGCAGTTAAAGAAATGAAACGCGGGAACCGCACCAAGATTGTCGGCTTCGACAGTTCCATTTATCAAATCAAGCTTTTGGAAGAAGGTATTTTAAAGGCTGAAATCGTGAAAAAACCATTCAATCTCGGCTATGTAGCTGTTGAAACGGCAGTTCAAGCTTCCTCGGGTATCAAAGTGGACCCCAAGATTAATATCGAATCCCGTGCCATCACCAGAGAAAATATGTATACGCAAGAAAATCAGGAGCTTCTCTTCCCAATGGTAGAAAAGTAG
- a CDS encoding ABC transporter substrate-binding protein, giving the protein MRTSKKVVAWGMVLSTVMLTLSGCGSNNGSTTPPTTKPVESAKSTESAKAGGTKLAGDFEIQYFVGGYGDMWWKQAIADFQKQNPDLKIKESAGAKINDQMKPRWLQGNPPDFVYIDGAGSNTRQMVTDDQLMDITDWLKDAKNIDGKKILDLLIAPPEEYKPGKAYAVPLVFGSWGTFYDKALFKSKGWEAPVDFQSFMALGEKIKADGKMSDYIHTGVYPYYINGALLDPTIIAMNNYDTSISKKINTLEKGVWKSDPVMKALDKIVQIRDKGLIDKASPALNHTDSQSQWLQHKAAFIPTGIWVESEMAKDIPAGFEFGFLPSIGQDKGGKFVANPYTSTVGIAKKAKNPEAAKAFMQFIFTEKQSKLWAELSKAPSNIKADLEGTNAPALTKEAAKFYNSPNTVVAPEIVIPEELVTARNNATIALTKGEITPQQWADRMEEATDKIRAKEKK; this is encoded by the coding sequence ATGAGAACATCCAAAAAAGTAGTGGCATGGGGTATGGTATTGTCGACAGTTATGTTAACACTGAGTGGTTGCGGAAGCAATAATGGGAGTACGACGCCTCCGACAACGAAGCCTGTTGAAAGCGCTAAATCGACGGAGAGCGCAAAGGCAGGGGGAACGAAGCTTGCCGGAGATTTCGAAATCCAATATTTTGTTGGTGGATACGGAGATATGTGGTGGAAACAAGCGATTGCTGATTTCCAAAAGCAGAATCCTGATCTCAAAATTAAAGAGTCCGCCGGAGCAAAAATTAATGATCAAATGAAACCACGCTGGCTGCAAGGCAATCCGCCTGATTTTGTATACATTGACGGAGCCGGCTCCAACACAAGGCAAATGGTTACGGACGACCAATTGATGGATATTACGGATTGGTTAAAAGACGCCAAAAATATCGATGGGAAGAAAATTCTCGATCTGCTGATCGCTCCGCCTGAGGAGTACAAGCCAGGAAAAGCATATGCTGTTCCGTTAGTTTTCGGATCCTGGGGCACGTTCTACGATAAAGCGTTATTCAAAAGCAAAGGGTGGGAAGCGCCTGTAGATTTCCAAAGCTTCATGGCTTTAGGGGAGAAAATTAAAGCGGATGGCAAGATGAGCGATTACATCCATACAGGAGTTTATCCCTATTACATTAATGGAGCCTTGCTCGATCCAACCATCATCGCGATGAACAACTATGATACTTCCATTTCCAAGAAAATCAATACGCTCGAGAAAGGTGTTTGGAAGAGCGATCCGGTGATGAAAGCACTGGACAAAATTGTGCAAATCAGAGACAAGGGGCTTATCGATAAAGCGTCTCCGGCGCTAAACCACACAGATTCCCAATCCCAATGGCTGCAGCATAAAGCGGCGTTCATCCCTACCGGCATTTGGGTGGAAAGCGAGATGGCGAAGGACATTCCGGCTGGATTCGAATTCGGCTTCTTGCCTTCTATCGGTCAGGATAAAGGCGGCAAGTTTGTAGCAAATCCTTACACATCCACTGTGGGTATTGCCAAGAAAGCCAAAAACCCAGAAGCAGCTAAAGCGTTTATGCAATTTATTTTCACTGAAAAACAAAGCAAACTATGGGCGGAGCTTTCCAAAGCCCCTTCGAACATTAAGGCTGATCTGGAAGGAACGAATGCACCGGCTCTGACGAAAGAAGCAGCTAAATTCTACAACTCGCCGAATACGGTTGTCGCGCCTGAAATCGTCATTCCAGAGGAGCTTGTCACAGCAAGAAACAACGCGACGATCGCGCTTACCAAAGGCGAAATTACACCGCAGCAGTGGGCGGATCGCATGGAAGAAGCGACGGACAAAATTCGCGCTAAAGAAAAGAAATAA
- a CDS encoding carbohydrate ABC transporter permease — protein MSQATLHPVFRLFFKVCLIAWSVCILYPLIWTVLSSLKDNQQFFLGKPWDLPKLPLLWSNFTFVWEKYHFGSNFANSLVVTVVSTAAAVLLSATTAYVIARFTFKGNGLLYYSYLSYMMIPTFLGIIPLFFLLNDLHLTNNLFGLTLVYTVTAVPFAVFVLVSFFKTLPGELEEAASIDGASHYGIFFRVMLPLAKPGLISVAIITVLNTWNEYVFALVLISDPTKYTIPVAIAVMQGEMQYRTEWGPLFAALIISMGPPILFYVIFQKQITGGITAGALKG, from the coding sequence ATGAGTCAAGCAACGCTTCATCCCGTATTTCGTTTATTTTTCAAAGTGTGCTTAATCGCCTGGTCCGTATGTATTCTTTATCCGCTGATCTGGACAGTTCTAAGTTCACTAAAGGATAATCAGCAGTTTTTTCTAGGCAAGCCGTGGGATCTGCCCAAGCTTCCCTTGCTCTGGTCCAACTTTACGTTTGTGTGGGAAAAATATCATTTCGGGTCCAACTTTGCGAACTCACTCGTTGTGACTGTGGTCAGCACGGCTGCCGCAGTGCTTTTATCGGCTACGACAGCCTATGTCATTGCGAGGTTTACGTTCAAAGGAAATGGCTTGCTGTATTATTCGTACCTTTCTTACATGATGATTCCCACATTTCTGGGCATTATTCCTTTATTTTTTCTGCTGAACGATCTGCATCTTACGAACAACTTGTTTGGGTTAACCTTGGTTTACACGGTAACGGCAGTGCCGTTCGCTGTGTTCGTATTAGTCAGTTTTTTTAAAACTTTGCCTGGCGAATTGGAAGAAGCAGCTTCAATAGACGGCGCTTCCCACTATGGCATCTTCTTTCGGGTGATGCTTCCTCTGGCCAAGCCGGGATTAATTTCTGTCGCTATTATTACTGTGCTCAATACATGGAATGAATATGTTTTTGCGCTGGTGCTGATTAGCGACCCTACGAAATATACGATACCGGTTGCGATTGCGGTTATGCAGGGCGAAATGCAGTACAGGACAGAATGGGGACCGCTATTCGCTGCGCTGATTATTTCGATGGGTCCGCCGATCTTATTTTACGTCATTTTTCAAAAGCAAATTACAGGAGGCATTACGGCAGGGGCTCTAAAAGGTTAA